From the candidate division KSB1 bacterium genome, one window contains:
- the kduD gene encoding 2-dehydro-3-deoxy-D-gluconate 5-dehydrogenase KduD, translated as MILDKFKLNGKIAIVTGASRGLGRGMALGLAEAGADLVLAGVSDMSAVQREIEKLGRRCVTVIADLGNKDCVPTIVNSAVEKLGGIDILVNNAGIIRRAPVLEFAEKDWDEVIKVNLRTLFFLSQAVAKVMVGQKRGGKIINVASLLSFQGGILVPSYTAAKSGVMGLTRIFANELACHNINVNAIAPGYMATDNTKALREDPKRSTEILARIPAGRWGTPEDLMGAIVFLASEASNYMHGHTLVVDGGWLSR; from the coding sequence ATGATCCTGGATAAATTCAAGCTCAACGGCAAAATCGCCATCGTCACCGGCGCTTCGCGAGGGCTGGGCCGCGGCATGGCGCTCGGGCTTGCAGAAGCCGGCGCGGATTTGGTGCTCGCCGGGGTGAGCGACATGTCGGCGGTTCAACGAGAAATCGAAAAACTCGGACGGCGTTGTGTCACTGTCATCGCGGATTTGGGCAATAAAGATTGTGTTCCGACCATCGTCAACTCGGCCGTCGAAAAGCTGGGCGGGATCGACATTCTGGTGAACAATGCCGGCATCATTCGCCGCGCGCCGGTGCTCGAATTTGCCGAAAAAGATTGGGACGAGGTGATCAAGGTCAATCTGCGCACGTTGTTTTTTCTCAGTCAGGCCGTGGCGAAAGTGATGGTCGGACAAAAGCGCGGCGGCAAGATCATCAACGTCGCCTCGTTGCTTTCCTTCCAGGGCGGCATTCTGGTTCCCTCATACACTGCTGCGAAAAGCGGCGTGATGGGGCTGACCCGTATTTTCGCCAATGAACTCGCGTGCCACAACATCAATGTGAATGCGATCGCTCCCGGTTACATGGCGACGGACAACACCAAGGCGCTGCGTGAAGATCCCAAACGCAGCACCGAAATCCTCGCGCGCATTCCAGCGGGCCGCTGGGGCACGCCGGAGGATTTAATGGGGGCGATCGTTTTCCTGGCATCAGAGGCCTCCAATTACATGCACGGCCACACGCTGGTCGTTGACGGCGGCTGGTTGAGCCGTTAA
- a CDS encoding TRAP transporter substrate-binding protein, which yields MNSKAHVIVVIGILALIGCGRENRVRVLKLAHGLDSSHPVHKAMEYMAERALEKSGGKLRIDVYPSSQLGTERECLELLQIGSLGMTKVSTSVMEGFVPSYKVFSLPYLFRDDAHRFQVLEGEIGMRLLQAPEKFFLRGLCYYDAGSRSFYTKARPIMRPADLAGLKIRTQESATPMKMVLALGGSPTPIAWGELYTALQQGVVDGAENNPPSFHLSRHYEVCKYYALDEHSSVPDVLVISTVVWNALSPQEQQWLQEAVDESAEYQKKIWQEATAHALAEVQKAGVEIFYPDKTLFTEQVAGLYEEYRSQPEIYNLIQEIKAVR from the coding sequence ATGAACAGCAAAGCACATGTGATCGTCGTCATCGGAATTCTTGCCCTCATCGGCTGCGGCCGCGAAAACCGTGTGCGGGTGCTCAAGCTGGCGCACGGCCTCGATTCCAGCCATCCCGTGCACAAGGCAATGGAATACATGGCCGAGCGTGCGCTGGAAAAATCCGGCGGCAAACTCCGCATTGACGTCTACCCCAGCTCGCAATTGGGAACCGAACGCGAATGCCTCGAGCTGTTGCAAATCGGCAGTCTCGGCATGACCAAAGTTTCAACCAGCGTCATGGAGGGTTTCGTGCCGTCGTACAAAGTTTTCAGCCTGCCGTATTTATTCCGCGACGATGCGCACCGCTTCCAAGTTTTGGAAGGCGAAATCGGCATGCGCTTGCTGCAGGCACCGGAGAAATTTTTTCTGCGCGGACTTTGCTACTACGACGCCGGCAGTCGGAGTTTTTACACCAAAGCAAGACCGATTATGCGCCCCGCGGATCTGGCCGGGCTGAAGATTCGCACGCAAGAGAGCGCCACCCCGATGAAAATGGTGTTAGCGCTCGGCGGCTCGCCGACGCCGATTGCGTGGGGCGAGTTGTACACCGCTTTGCAGCAGGGCGTGGTGGACGGCGCCGAAAACAATCCGCCGAGCTTTCATCTTTCGCGGCATTACGAAGTTTGCAAATATTATGCGCTCGATGAGCATTCCTCGGTTCCGGATGTGCTGGTCATCAGCACGGTCGTTTGGAATGCTCTCTCGCCCCAGGAGCAGCAATGGCTGCAGGAAGCGGTGGACGAGTCCGCCGAATATCAAAAGAAAATCTGGCAGGAAGCCACGGCGCACGCGCTCGCCGAGGTGCAAAAAGCCGGCGTCGAAATTTTTTATCCGGACAAAACCCTGTTCACCGAGCAGGTGGCCGGTCTTTATGAGGAATACCGCAGCCAGCCGGAAATTTACAATCTCATTCAAGAAATCAAAGCCGTGAGGTGA
- a CDS encoding TRAP transporter small permease, whose protein sequence is MQRLRSGVDQVLKWLVIVLMSAMVLNVSWQVFTRFVLRDPSSYTEELARYLLIWVGLLGAAYAASQKMHLAIDILTAHLHGKSRHCAEMFIYLCTFLFALTIMMIGGIRLVNLTLTLNQISAALQIKLAYVYLALPLSGIIIMFYAACFFAEQLRMLLDGKAMPDSSR, encoded by the coding sequence ATGCAACGCCTTCGATCCGGCGTCGATCAGGTTTTGAAATGGCTTGTGATCGTGCTTATGAGCGCGATGGTTCTCAACGTTTCATGGCAGGTATTCACGCGTTTCGTGTTGCGCGACCCCAGCTCGTACACCGAAGAATTGGCGCGTTATTTGTTGATCTGGGTTGGCTTGCTCGGCGCCGCTTATGCCGCCAGCCAGAAGATGCATCTCGCCATCGACATTTTGACCGCGCATTTGCACGGGAAATCCCGGCACTGTGCCGAAATGTTTATTTACCTCTGCACTTTTCTTTTCGCGCTCACCATCATGATGATTGGCGGCATTCGCCTGGTCAATCTCACGCTCACACTGAATCAAATCTCCGCGGCGTTGCAAATCAAACTGGCTTATGTTTACCTGGCGCTGCCGCTGAGCGGCATCATCATCATGTTTTACGCCGCATGTTTTTTTGCCGAACAGCTTCGCATGCTTTTGGACGGCAAAGCGATGCCAGATTCCAGCCGCTGA
- a CDS encoding TRAP transporter large permease subunit: MTDILVLVLSFMVLLLLGVPIAFCLGISTAFTMLMSIQAMPALTTVAQRMATALDSFALLAIPFFILAGQLMNRGGVARRLIDLAKALVGMLPGGLAYVNILACMLFGAVSGSAAAAAAAIGGFMTPLMNKEGYDKNFSAVVNITSSTTGLLIPPSNILIVYSLASGGVSIAALFLAGYFPGIIVGVALMIVAGFIAHKKNYPVGARIAFKEGFMRFLEAIPSLSLLLVVMGGILAGYFTATEASAIAVLYTFILSVLIYREVKWKELPQILLDSAATTAIVMLLIGTSMGMSWIMSYENIPQNVSEALIALSDNKIVLLLIINLILLFVGTFMDMTPAVLIFTPIFLPVVVKLGMDPIHFGIIMVLNLCIGLCTPPVGSVLFIGCGVANTTVVKVLKPLIPMFIAMIVVLILVTYIPELSLALPKWFGF, encoded by the coding sequence ATGACCGACATACTCGTTCTCGTGCTCAGCTTCATGGTTTTGCTTCTGCTTGGCGTGCCCATCGCCTTTTGCCTCGGCATCTCGACCGCGTTTACAATGCTCATGAGCATCCAAGCCATGCCGGCCCTGACCACTGTGGCGCAACGCATGGCGACTGCGCTCGACAGTTTTGCGCTGCTGGCCATTCCGTTTTTCATTCTCGCCGGCCAATTGATGAATCGCGGTGGCGTCGCGCGGCGCCTGATCGATCTCGCCAAAGCCCTGGTCGGCATGTTGCCCGGCGGATTGGCTTATGTGAATATTCTCGCCTGCATGCTGTTCGGCGCGGTCTCGGGTTCGGCGGCAGCGGCGGCGGCGGCAATTGGCGGATTCATGACGCCCTTGATGAATAAGGAAGGGTACGACAAAAATTTCAGCGCCGTCGTCAACATCACTTCCTCGACCACCGGCTTGTTGATTCCGCCCAGCAATATTCTGATTGTTTACTCGCTGGCCAGCGGCGGCGTTTCGATTGCCGCGCTTTTTCTCGCGGGTTATTTCCCCGGCATCATTGTCGGCGTGGCGCTGATGATCGTTGCGGGCTTTATCGCGCACAAAAAAAATTATCCGGTCGGTGCTCGCATCGCCTTTAAAGAAGGATTCATGCGTTTCCTTGAGGCGATTCCAAGCTTGTCTTTGTTGCTCGTGGTGATGGGAGGAATCCTTGCCGGTTATTTTACCGCCACGGAAGCCTCTGCCATCGCCGTGTTGTACACATTCATTCTCTCCGTGCTCATTTATCGCGAGGTCAAATGGAAAGAGCTTCCCCAAATTTTGCTCGATTCGGCGGCGACCACCGCTATTGTCATGTTGCTCATCGGCACTTCAATGGGCATGTCGTGGATCATGTCGTATGAAAACATTCCGCAAAACGTCAGCGAAGCCTTGATTGCGTTGAGTGACAACAAGATCGTGTTGTTGTTGATCATCAACTTGATTCTATTGTTCGTCGGCACGTTTATGGACATGACGCCGGCGGTGCTGATCTTTACCCCCATTTTTCTTCCCGTGGTGGTGAAACTGGGAATGGATCCCATTCATTTCGGCATCATTATGGTTTTGAATTTGTGCATCGGCCTGTGTACACCGCCGGTGGGCAGTGTTTTGTTCATCGGCTGCGGCGTGGCCAACACCACCGTTGTCAAAGTGCTCAAGCCGCTCATCCCGATGTTCATCGCCATGATCGTGGTGCTCATTTTGGTAACGTACATACCCGAGCTGAGTCTGGCATTGCCGAAGTGGTTCGGTTTTTGA
- the uxaC gene encoding glucuronate isomerase: MKDIFITENFLLHNETAVELYHDYAKDQPIIDYHCHLPPKEIAENKKFENLTQIWLYGDHYKWRAMRTNGVSERFITGDASDWEKFLAWAETVPTTLRNPLYHWTHMELKRPFGISDRLLNKDTAKEIWEICNAKLAQDEFSVRGILQQFDVRLICTTDDPTDSLEYHQSIRHDTGFDIRVLPAFRPDRGLAIENGPAFREWVNKLAAAADVDIRKFPDYLAALRKRRDFFHAQGCRLSDHGIETAYAEDYTESEIENIFDKALAGKRLDHNEILQFKSAMLYELGLMYHERGWTQQFHLGALRNNNSRMFRTLGPDTGFDSIGDFEVARPLAKFLNRLDDKNKLAKTILYNLNPRDNEVMATMIGNFQDGSVAGKMQYGSAWWFLDQLDGMKKQLEALSNMGLLSRFIGMLTDSRSFLSFPRHDYFRRLLCNMLGEDMEKGLIPNDVPLVGKMVAGICFDNANEYFGFGLSR, from the coding sequence ATGAAAGACATTTTCATCACTGAAAACTTTTTGCTTCATAACGAAACCGCAGTCGAGCTTTATCATGATTATGCCAAAGACCAGCCCATCATCGACTATCATTGCCATCTCCCGCCGAAAGAGATTGCCGAAAATAAGAAGTTCGAGAATCTGACCCAGATTTGGCTGTACGGCGATCACTACAAATGGCGCGCCATGCGAACCAACGGCGTCAGCGAGAGATTTATCACCGGCGATGCTTCCGATTGGGAAAAATTTCTCGCGTGGGCGGAAACGGTTCCCACAACGCTGCGCAATCCGCTTTATCACTGGACGCACATGGAGCTGAAGCGACCGTTTGGCATTTCCGACAGGCTTTTGAACAAGGACACCGCCAAAGAAATTTGGGAGATTTGCAACGCCAAGCTCGCGCAGGATGAATTCTCCGTTCGCGGCATCCTGCAGCAATTCGATGTCCGGCTGATTTGCACCACGGACGATCCGACCGACAGCCTGGAATATCACCAAAGTATTCGCCATGACACCGGTTTCGATATTCGCGTGCTGCCGGCATTTCGCCCCGACAGGGGGCTGGCCATTGAAAATGGCCCTGCCTTTCGCGAATGGGTGAACAAGCTCGCGGCCGCCGCAGACGTTGACATCAGGAAATTTCCGGATTATCTCGCCGCGCTCAGAAAGCGGCGGGATTTTTTTCATGCGCAGGGCTGCCGTCTGTCCGATCACGGCATTGAAACCGCGTATGCAGAAGATTACACCGAAAGCGAGATCGAGAATATTTTTGACAAGGCGCTCGCCGGCAAGCGTCTCGATCACAATGAGATACTCCAATTCAAATCCGCGATGTTGTATGAACTTGGCCTGATGTATCACGAAAGAGGCTGGACACAACAATTTCATCTGGGCGCGCTGCGCAACAACAACAGCCGCATGTTCCGCACGCTCGGACCGGACACGGGATTCGATTCCATCGGCGATTTTGAGGTTGCCAGGCCACTGGCGAAATTCTTGAATCGTTTGGACGACAAAAACAAGCTGGCGAAAACTATTTTATACAATCTCAATCCGCGCGACAACGAGGTGATGGCGACCATGATCGGCAATTTTCAGGATGGCAGCGTCGCCGGCAAAATGCAATATGGCAGCGCCTGGTGGTTTCTCGATCAACTGGACGGCATGAAGAAACAGCTCGAAGCACTTTCCAATATGGGATTGTTGAGCCGTTTCATCGGCATGCTCACCGACTCCCGCAGTTTTCTTTCCTTTCCCCGCCACGACTACTTCCGCCGTTTGCTCTGCAACATGCTCGGCGAGGATATGGAAAAAGGTCTAATCCCCAATGATGTGCCACTCGTTGGGAAGATGGTTGCTGGCATATGCTTTGACAATGCGAACGAATATTTTGGTTTTGGTCTCAGCCGATAA
- a CDS encoding tagaturonate epimerase family protein: MAMSLMPIIEKLKMTPASGNQPFLVELSKNESLRIYPKSIHQLDHSYFFIARRGVKKYLFLSPANDSHAMPARFEGETLEANPPLKCCPLNRQNAAVLRELFDFTRPVLLGVENSFGLGDRLGLANPAHLRAIAGTPFRAILAQQSIRELERTERTPDEVMDAATWAVFQEGYKKGFGADADHLKTTEHIDRMMQAGFTFFTFDPSAYVVNEAAKLPDSELSDRLKALPWEVLADTPEGMRSRYEGKSFRITDDFEIHTTAAEVLCSLVKYGAVIAHAVTLYRHLESKYRGRAYEVELSVDETDSPTTPFEHFLVANELKRLGVKLVSLAPRFVGDFEKGIDFKGDLALFEKEYVKHVKIAEALGPYKISIHSGSDKFSVYNVIGSLKLGHVHVKTAGTSYLEALRTIAEKEPALFSEILDFARGRYETDKASYHVSAKLERVPPSQNCTLERFLRLFEDNDARQVLHVTFGSVLTCKDSAGKPVFKDRILRALEQHEEAHYENLCRHYRRHIEPFLQ, translated from the coding sequence ATGGCCATGAGCTTGATGCCAATTATCGAAAAACTAAAGATGACTCCCGCAAGCGGCAATCAGCCCTTCCTGGTCGAGCTCTCCAAAAATGAATCCCTGCGGATTTATCCGAAATCGATTCATCAATTGGATCACTCTTATTTTTTCATCGCCCGCCGCGGTGTGAAAAAATATTTATTTCTTTCGCCAGCGAATGATTCTCATGCAATGCCGGCTCGCTTTGAAGGCGAGACGCTTGAAGCAAATCCGCCACTCAAATGTTGTCCGCTCAATCGGCAAAACGCGGCGGTGCTGCGCGAGCTGTTTGATTTCACCCGCCCGGTTTTGCTGGGCGTGGAAAATTCCTTTGGCCTCGGCGACCGCCTCGGTCTGGCCAATCCCGCGCATCTGCGCGCCATTGCCGGCACGCCGTTTCGCGCCATTCTCGCGCAGCAATCCATCCGCGAACTCGAACGCACCGAACGTACCCCTGACGAGGTGATGGATGCGGCGACGTGGGCAGTTTTTCAAGAAGGATACAAGAAAGGATTTGGCGCCGATGCCGATCATCTCAAAACCACTGAGCACATTGACCGCATGATGCAAGCGGGATTCACATTTTTTACTTTTGATCCCAGCGCATATGTGGTGAATGAGGCCGCGAAACTACCCGACAGCGAGTTGTCCGATCGCCTTAAAGCACTGCCTTGGGAGGTTCTGGCAGATACGCCCGAAGGAATGCGCTCGCGCTACGAAGGCAAAAGCTTTCGCATCACCGATGATTTCGAGATTCATACGACGGCTGCGGAAGTGCTTTGTAGTTTGGTAAAATACGGTGCCGTCATTGCACATGCCGTCACGCTTTATAGGCATCTCGAGAGCAAATATCGCGGACGGGCTTATGAAGTGGAGCTTTCGGTGGATGAAACCGATTCTCCTACTACTCCGTTCGAGCATTTTCTGGTCGCCAATGAATTGAAACGCTTGGGAGTGAAACTGGTCAGTCTCGCTCCGCGTTTCGTCGGTGATTTTGAAAAAGGGATTGACTTCAAAGGTGATCTTGCTTTATTTGAAAAAGAATATGTCAAGCATGTGAAAATCGCCGAGGCGCTCGGCCCGTACAAAATCAGCATTCATTCGGGTAGTGACAAATTCAGCGTCTATAACGTCATTGGATCGTTGAAGCTTGGTCACGTGCATGTGAAGACCGCGGGGACGAGTTATTTGGAGGCGTTAAGGACGATTGCAGAGAAAGAGCCAGCGTTGTTCAGCGAAATTCTCGACTTTGCACGCGGCCGGTATGAGACCGACAAAGCTTCGTATCACGTCTCCGCCAAGCTTGAACGCGTGCCGCCCTCACAAAACTGCACGCTGGAGCGCTTTCTCCGCCTCTTTGAGGACAACGATGCGCGACAGGTGTTGCACGTCACGTTCGGCTCCGTGCTCACTTGCAAAGACAGCGCTGGCAAACCGGTTTTCAAAGACCGCATCTTGCGCGCATTGGAACAGCACGAGGAAGCGCATTATGAAAACCTGTGCCGGCATTACCGCCGGCATATCGAACCGTTTTTGCAATGA
- a CDS encoding GntR family transcriptional regulator, which translates to MGIDFNTPTPLYRQIADDIKARIASGQMKVGDQLDSQQELAKKYGVSLITVKKALADLIHEGVLFSRVGKGTYVAARKRVAIDLSRYKTIGLVLRDLKSPFFSLIVHSVEEKASERGYNLLLSNSGDRLDKEESQIHHFRQIGVSGLIIASMSRIYRATNSIRKLHQENFPYVFVSYMEDEDIFYVGTDHEYGAHLATEHLIKLGHYRIGYISCEEGNLLSELRKKGYLRALQQYGKPFEESLVFRSSSKGEGDDYQSGYEIGLRFLALAQKPDAVFAYKDLAALGFQQALLDHGLKVPHDVAIVGFDDIESGQYAPVPLTTIHQPTAEIGAIAVETLIKRIEGKEANIRTILKPTLVVRESCGAKLRSISRNMSYSVTTA; encoded by the coding sequence ATGGGAATAGATTTCAACACACCGACCCCATTGTACCGCCAAATTGCGGATGATATTAAAGCCAGGATTGCCTCTGGACAGATGAAGGTAGGGGATCAGCTTGACTCGCAACAGGAGCTGGCCAAGAAATATGGTGTCAGTCTGATCACGGTGAAAAAGGCGTTGGCCGATCTCATCCACGAGGGCGTGCTTTTTAGCCGTGTGGGAAAGGGAACTTATGTTGCGGCACGAAAGCGGGTTGCGATTGATCTGTCCAGGTATAAGACCATCGGTTTAGTTTTGCGAGATTTGAAAAGCCCCTTCTTTTCGCTTATTGTTCACAGCGTTGAAGAAAAAGCCTCCGAAAGGGGATATAATCTTCTGCTCTCCAATTCCGGGGATCGCCTTGATAAAGAAGAGAGCCAAATCCACCATTTTCGTCAAATCGGTGTGAGTGGCTTAATTATCGCTTCAATGAGCCGCATTTACCGAGCGACCAACAGTATCCGAAAATTACACCAGGAGAACTTTCCCTATGTTTTTGTATCTTATATGGAAGACGAGGATATTTTCTACGTCGGCACCGACCATGAATATGGCGCTCATCTGGCGACGGAGCATCTGATTAAACTTGGCCACTATAGAATTGGTTATATCAGTTGCGAAGAAGGAAATTTGTTGAGCGAGCTCCGCAAGAAAGGTTACCTGCGCGCGTTGCAACAATATGGAAAACCCTTTGAAGAAAGCCTGGTCTTTCGTTCCTCGTCAAAAGGCGAAGGGGACGATTACCAGTCCGGCTACGAAATCGGCCTGCGCTTTTTGGCACTTGCCCAAAAACCCGACGCCGTGTTTGCATACAAGGATCTTGCCGCCCTTGGATTTCAGCAGGCCCTGCTGGATCACGGTCTGAAAGTTCCTCATGATGTTGCCATTGTTGGTTTTGACGATATTGAAAGCGGCCAGTATGCTCCGGTGCCTTTGACGACGATTCATCAGCCCACCGCGGAAATTGGCGCCATCGCCGTAGAAACACTTATTAAAAGAATCGAAGGGAAGGAAGCAAATATACGCACCATTTTGAAACCCACGCTTGTCGTGCGTGAATCCTGTGGCGCAAAGTTACGATCCATTTCTCGCAATATGTCATACAGTGTTACAACTGCTTAA
- a CDS encoding mandelate racemase/muconate lactonizing enzyme family protein: MKTKLQKLDRRNFIRTLAGGLGGFAATSWLAPSPSPALARPMENARAAFNNLKITELKFLKLQFPGKTPVKRNAIITSGGEAPSLKMLELYTNQGLIGRSLPKGPDSLIKSAFSKIRGENPFDVERLWDHMYRDNRKSVAKGEYIEAIGSLDMAIWDLIGKALELPVYRVLGAYQTRLRVYAAGGYYEEGKTVADLVKEMEGYVSEGFRAVKMKVGGESFSVDVERVRAVREALGPDIDLMIDANNKWLAYDAIRFGRAVEKYNLFWFEEPVVADDFAGCAEVRQALDIPIVAGENEYTRWGCRDLITAGSADILNLDTVKAGGITEYRKIAALASAFHIPVAPHGSPHMAVHLLAATPNALIMETYPGVESQYNPALPLFPVKDGFITVPDKPGLGIDPDPALVQKYMVSLQ, encoded by the coding sequence ATGAAAACGAAACTGCAAAAACTCGATCGCCGCAATTTTATACGGACTTTGGCGGGCGGTCTTGGCGGCTTCGCGGCCACTTCGTGGCTCGCGCCGTCGCCGTCGCCGGCTCTTGCTCGCCCTATGGAGAACGCGCGTGCCGCGTTCAATAATTTGAAGATCACTGAGCTCAAATTTCTCAAGTTGCAATTTCCCGGCAAAACGCCGGTCAAGCGCAATGCCATCATCACCAGCGGCGGCGAGGCGCCGAGCCTGAAGATGCTGGAGCTTTACACCAATCAAGGACTGATCGGCCGCAGCCTGCCCAAAGGCCCGGACAGCTTGATCAAAAGCGCCTTCAGCAAAATTCGTGGTGAGAACCCGTTTGATGTGGAGCGCCTGTGGGATCACATGTATCGTGACAATCGCAAGTCGGTGGCAAAAGGCGAATACATCGAGGCCATCGGCTCGCTCGATATGGCGATTTGGGATCTCATCGGCAAGGCGCTCGAGTTGCCGGTTTATCGCGTGCTCGGTGCCTATCAAACCAGGCTGCGCGTGTACGCCGCTGGCGGTTATTACGAAGAGGGCAAGACCGTCGCCGATTTGGTGAAAGAGATGGAGGGTTATGTGAGCGAAGGCTTCCGCGCCGTGAAGATGAAAGTCGGTGGCGAAAGTTTTAGCGTCGATGTCGAGCGCGTTCGTGCCGTGCGCGAGGCGTTGGGGCCGGACATCGATCTGATGATCGATGCCAACAACAAATGGCTCGCCTACGACGCGATTCGTTTCGGTCGCGCGGTGGAGAAATACAATCTGTTTTGGTTCGAGGAGCCGGTGGTCGCGGATGATTTCGCCGGCTGCGCCGAGGTGCGTCAGGCGCTGGATATTCCCATCGTTGCCGGAGAAAATGAATACACGCGTTGGGGCTGTCGCGATCTGATCACAGCCGGCTCCGCGGATATTTTGAATCTCGACACCGTGAAAGCCGGCGGCATCACCGAGTATCGCAAAATCGCGGCGCTAGCCTCGGCGTTTCACATTCCGGTGGCGCCGCACGGCAGCCCGCACATGGCGGTGCACCTGCTCGCGGCAACGCCCAATGCGTTGATCATGGAAACCTATCCCGGCGTCGAGAGCCAGTACAACCCGGCGCTGCCGCTCTTTCCGGTGAAAGACGGCTTCATCACGGTTCCCGACAAACCCGGCTTGGGCATCGATCCGGATCCGGCGCTGGTCCAGAAGTATATGGTGAGCCTCCAATGA